One window from the genome of Osmerus eperlanus chromosome 3, fOsmEpe2.1, whole genome shotgun sequence encodes:
- the LOC134017791 gene encoding butyrophilin subfamily 1 member A1-like, translating into MLSSGMMLTLPGCVFWRILLLLHTADCVTHKVITPVHHITAVAGESLVLPCYVDPSISAEGWTVEWLKLSADRYQRNVHLYKEGRDDNENQNPSFRTRTALFKEELKTGNTSLKLLWVRGTDEGTYKCFVGSPTLDWYDDSNIEVHVKAVGSHPVVSIEGHRGAGMVLVCETHGWYPEPEMVWWDSKGVPLSADPPEMTRDSEGLYTLRLRVTVQKTHRNLFNCRVKQKYMKRDETARIHVPGELFYQDHSWIWSLAGVLAVVFGVSVVGLAVAICVLVKRHRDKGKRFKAQEGDLKKDNGRLIKEMLYFKIGDLKKDNDACKLTLDPNTAHRNLSLSEENRKVTWRREKQPYPDHSERFEDWSQVLCREGLSGRCYWEAEWSGGGVYIAVTYKGISRRGEGYDCKLGYNNKSWSLYCDDDSYSARHNKKSTDIPAPPSSSHRVGVHLDWPAGTLSFYTVSFDTLTHLHTFHSTFTEPLYPGFWVYDFDSSVSLCQIE; encoded by the exons TTACTCATAAGGTCATTACTCCAGTTCATCACATCACTGCTGTGGCTGGTGAAAGTCTAGTTCTGCCGTGCTACGTCGACCCCAGCATCAGTGCTGAGGGCTGGACGGTGGAGTGGTTGAAACTCTCAGCAGACAGATACCAACGCAACGTCCATCTTTACAAAGAGGGCAGAGATGACAATGAAAATCAGAATCCCTCCTTCAGGACCAGAACAGCTCTGTTTAaagaggaactgaagacaggcaACACCTCCTTGAAGCTGCTCTGGGTTAGAGGCACTGATGAAGGAACTTACAAATGTTTTGTTGGGTCACCTACCTTGGACTGGTATGATGATTCCAACATTGAAGTCCACGTTAAAG ctgTGGGATCCCACCCAGTGGTCTCCATTGAGGGGCACAGAGGGGCAGGGATGGTTCTGGTGTGTGAAACACATGGCTGGTACCCTGAACCAGAGATGGTGTGGTGGGACAGTAAAGGAGTTCCCCTCTCTGCTGATCCTCCAGAGATGACCAGAGACTCTGAGGGACTCTACACACTCAGACTGAGGGTCACTGTTCAGAAGACACATAGAAACCTATTTAACTGTAGAGTTAAACAGAAATACATGAAGAGAGATGAGACGGCAAGGATTCATGTTCCTG GTGAGCTGTTCTATCAAGATCACTCTTGGATATGGTCCTTGGCTGGGGTGTTGGCTGTGGTGTTTGGCGTCTCTGTCGTGGGATTAGCTGTGGCCATCTGTGTCCTGGTGAAGAGACATAGAGATAAAG GGAAGCGTTTCAAGGCCCAGGAAG GTGATCTTAAGAAAGACAATG GTCGGCTCATAAAGG AAATGCTTTATTTTAAGATTG GTGATCTTAAGAAAGACAATG atgcctgtaagctcacactggacccaaacacagcacacagaaacctctctctgtctgaggagaacagaaaggtgacatggaggagagagaagcagccgtatcctgatcactcagagagatttgaggactggtcacaggtgctgtgtagagagggtctgtctgggcgctgttactgggaggcagagtggagtggaggaggggtttatatagcagtgacatataaaggaatcagtaggagaggagagggttatGACTGTAAGCTTGGATacaataacaagtcctggagtctgTACTGTGATGATGACAGTTACTCTGCCAGGCACAATAAGAAGAGCACTGacatacctgcccccccctccagctcccacagagtaggagtgcatctggactggccggccggcactctgtccttctacacagtctcctttgacacactgacccacctgcacacattccacagcacattcactgagcccctctatcCTGGGTTCTGGGTTTATGACTTTgactcctcagtgtccctgtgtcagatagaatag